The following proteins come from a genomic window of Salvia hispanica cultivar TCC Black 2014 chromosome 4, UniMelb_Shisp_WGS_1.0, whole genome shotgun sequence:
- the LOC125223526 gene encoding endo-1,3;1,4-beta-D-glucanase-like, producing MSGAQCCENPPTLNSASGNGKVEEFGGLSSYIYGPSNSNLAVILVSDVYGYEAPNLRKLADKVGAAGFWAVVPDLVFHRDPTVPDPNTFTEWLKTHGPDQGFEDAKPVIEALKSKGITKIGAAGFCWGAKVVVELSKHPYIQAAVLIHPSLVSVEDIQGVKVPLSILGAEIDRVSPPEVVKQFEAALNAKPEVDSFVKIFAGCSHGWSVRYKDEDEGAVKRAEEAHKDMLDCLLSISTEFGLQFCCFCLCC from the exons TTGAAGAATTTGGAGGCCTTAGCTCTTACATTTATGGCCCTTCTAATTCCAACCTTGCTGTCATTTTAGTCTCTGATGTTTATg GATATGAAGCTCCAAATTTGAG GAAGCTTGCAGACAAAGTCGGGGCAGCTGGATTTTGGGCCGTGGTGCCCGATTTGGTCTTCCACAGAGATCCCACTGTGCCCGATCCGAATACGTTTACTGAATGGCTTAAAACTCATGGACCT GATCAGGGATTTGAAGATGCAAAACCAGTTATTGAAGCTCTGAAAAGCAAAGGGATCACCAAGATTGGAGCTGCTGGCTTCTGCTGGGGAG CCAAGGTGGTTGTGGAGCTGTCGAAGCATCCTTACATCCAAGCTGCGGTGCTCATACATCCTTCCCTCGTCTCAGTAGAAGATATTCAGg GAGTGAAGGTCCCATTATCGATACTAGGAGCTGAGATTGATCGTGTATCTCCACCAGAGGTTGTCAAGCAATTCGAAGCTGCCTTAAACGCAAAGCCTGAG GTGGATAGCTTTGTGAAGATATTCGCGGGGTGTTCACATGGGTGGTCCGTGAGGTACAAAGACGAAGACGAAGGGGCCGTGAAGAGGGCTGAGGAGGCTCACAAAGACATGCTGGATTGTTTGTTAAGTATCTCAACTGAATTTGGTTTACAATTTTGTTGCTTCTGTCTCTGTTGTTAG